The sequence below is a genomic window from Sorangiineae bacterium MSr12523.
GGTGGGGAGACTTGGGCCGGCGCCTTCTGGGAGTTTTACCGGGGCAGCGTGAGCAACTCGGTCACTGCGCAGTGACCGAGCCCCCACACGGAACGGTCAACTCCTGCGCCTTTCCGTCGCTGCCCACCTTCACGGTGTGCCGGCCGCACGGAACGACGTGACTGCCCGCCCCTTGGGCTACGACCTTGCCATCGAAGTAAATTCGGTGGCCGCCACCGCGCTCGACGACGAGGGTTCCCGTATTTCCGCCGGCGGCGGGTGCTTCCACAGGCTTCGCTTCCGGTTTCGGCTCGGGTTTCGCTTCGGCCTTCGGCTCGGGCTTGGGCTCGGCAGGCTTCGGCTCGACCTTGGGCTCCGCGGCCTTCGGCTCGGGCGCGGGCGTGGGCGGCGGTGTCGCGGCGACCGGCGGCTCTTGCACCTTGGCCGGTTCGGACACGGACGTCTGCGCTCCCGGCGGCTCACCATGCTTCACGAAGAGCGACGCCGCCCCGAGGCCCACGCCAAAGAGCGCAACCCCGCCCACGAGCCACCAGAGCACGCGTGACTTGGCTCCCTTGCCGCCTTCGAACATCCGCCCCGACTCCGCCGGCGCGATCACCGGTGGGTTCTGCTGGGCGAGAATCGTCGACGGGATCGCCGGAACCGTGGCCGCAAGCGCATGGCTCGGACCGCCCGTCGTCACCACCGGGGGCGAGTCCGTGGGAATCGTCCTCGAGAGATCCGGTGACGACGTGCCCCCCTCCGGGCGTACCGGCGGCGGCGCATCGGAAACGGACACGTTCACCGACTTCGGCGGCGCGAAGCCCGTGGGCGCTGGCGAGACCAAGGTCTCCTCCACCGGTGCCGGTGCCGAGGGCGGCGCCGGCGGCGGTGCCACCTCGCGCTCGTCCACCTCCGTCGTGAACGGCTCGTGCGGGGCAACCCCGTGAAGCCCGCCCATGAGGGTCTCCTGGTGCCCCGGCGGAATCGACGACGGCGTGTTCGTCAGCTCTGCGTCCACGCGACCGGGCATGGGCTCGGCCGAACGTGGGAGCAGAAGTTCGCTGAAGGACACCGCCGACGGCGGGCGCGACTCGTACTCGCGGGCCAAGGTCGGCGGCTCCGCGTCCGGCCCATCGCCGTAGGTCGCGGCGGTGGCATCGGTCACCTCCATGTCGGCCGGCGCGGCGTGGTAGCCCGAGTCTTCCACGAACTCGTCGATGGCCGAGCGAGGAATCCCCGCCCCCACCGCAACCGAGGACGTTGGCAACGTCTCCCGGTCTTCGTCGTCCGTGCTGATGCGATCCACTGCGGTGACCACCGGCGCCGCTAGCGCGGGTGCACCTGGATCACTCGTCTCGATAGAGAATGCAGGCAAGCTCTCCTCCCCCCTCGCAGATGCTCCTCCATTGTACGATGCGTCGGGGACGGCATCCATCGTGATGGGCGTCATCTTGGCCCACGAGCTGTCACGCCCTGCTGGCTCGTCCTCGCGTTCGCGAAGTCGATAAAGCGTGTCCTGCAAGAGGCGCCGGCCTTCGTCCGGAGCCACGAAATCCCGGAGGATCTCCATCATGCTCTCGGCCGAGAGCTCGCGTTTCGCCGGGTCGGCTTCGAGGCCCACCGCGACCGCCCGGCGGATGGCCTCCGGCAAATCCGGCCGAAGCACGTCGAGCGAGACCAAGTGCGGATAGGCCATCGCCCGCATGACTTCAATCTCCGGCAGCGCCGCATATTGAATGGCTTTGCGCCGGGCGAACTGCTCCCAAAGGAGCAATGTTGCCGTGTAAATATCCGTCTTCTCGGTGACCTTCTCGCCGCGCACCTGCTCGGGCGCCATGTAGCCGAAGGTTCCCTTGGTGATGCCCGCGCTGGTCTTGCCGGCGTCACCCGAGACGTTCGTCACCTTGCCAATGCTGAAGTCACCCAGCTTGACCCGGCCATCCCAAGGAATGAGCACGTTCGACGGATTGATGTCGCGATGAATGACCGGAGCGAGAATTCCCGTTTCCGGATCGCGCGATGTGTGCGCGGCGGAGAGCGCCGAAAAGACGCACCACGCCAAATACGCACTCGCACGGTCATCGAGCCATCCGCCGGCGCCTTGAAGTTGCGACCGCAGCCGATTCAGCGCCAAGCCATCGACGTATTCGAGAACGATGACCAGCTTGTCTCGAACGGCGAACACCTCGAACAGCTGCACGATGAACGGGTGATGCAGCCGCCCATAGGCCTCCGCATCGCGCGCGAGCAGCCGCTCGAACTGCGGGTCGTCGCGGTACGACGGCAGCAACATTTTGAGCACGACCGGACGGTGGTCGCCCGCCGGCTTGATCGGCCGCGCGAGGAGCACGTCGCTCGTTCCGCCGCTGGCTAGCCGGCGAATCACTCTGAAATTGCCCACCGTCTCCGGGGGTCGCTCGTCTGCGTTCAACTCCAATCCTCAACCGCCCATGGCGCGTAAGTCTTCTTCCACACTGTCCAATAGCTCGTTCGCTCGCTCTTCGTCGATGCCAAGGCCCTCGGCAAATTGGTTCAAGACTTCGTTTTCCTGATCGGCGATTGCGTTGTCGGCAAAGGCTATGGCGGCTGCGAGCACGAAGGCAACTTCCCCGCGTGTCGTATCCTCCTGCAGGGTCTCGATGATATCGTGCATTCGCTTTTCGCGGCCATCTTCCGCCGTTTTTTTGGCGGCGGCTTCGAGCATCGCCTCGATGTGCACGGTCCGCAGGGTATCGCCCGATAGATTGCGCAGTGCGCCGGTGAGGACCTCGCGCTCGTTGTTGGTGACCTGCCCATCGGCCGACATCATCATGTACATGGCGTCGCAAAGCGGGCCGTACTCGTCCAAAAGGCGCAGGGTCTCGGCCAAATCCGGGGTCACGTTCTCCGGCAAGACGACGGAGGGCCGCTGCCCGCGCAAACGGAGCTGGTCACGAAGACGCGAGATGGTGGAGCTGGAGAGCCAGGGGATCATTCCTCATCGATCTTACATCGATGCGTGCGACTTGGTCCGTTCGGCGCACAGTGAAAATGAATTTCACTTTCTCTAACTGTTCACCTGAGGTCGCTAAGGGGTGCTGGCCAGCGCCATCTCGCCTGCCTTCAGCGAGCGCACCACGTGCAGGGCCTCCTCCTTCGACGCATAGAGCTGCGAAACGGTGTGCAGCTTCAGGTTCGCCAGTCGCACGGCCGTGCGCTGCAAGGAGCTCCCGCCGTACCGCACGATGGTGATCGAGATGTCGATGATGCGTTGAAGTTGCACGGCGTACACCTTCGTGTGTTTCACGTTGACGTCGATGCCGTCGTAGTCGACCACGCAGTAGACCTTGCGCCCCGCGCAATGACGCTTCCAAAACGCGACACACCGATCGAAGTGACCGACGATCTGCTCGGGCGTGTCGAGGCGGACGCCGTTCCTGCCGCCGAACGTGAAGTAAATAATATTCTCGCTGGCGTCGTAGGACAGCGTCGCCGTCTCCCCCCGCTCCGTGATCATCGAAGGGGAAGATAATCCAATCGGCATCGAAGGCACGCAAATCTCCATGTCGCGCCCCGCGCGCAACCGCGGGTTGCCGCGGATGTCGATGCCACTCCAAGTACCATTCGCGCCTTGGTTGCATGTCGCAACGTGCGACGGCGACAGAGCCCAATTGCACGGCGAAGCAGAGTGGATTCGCAGCGCAAATTCCAATTTCGGTAATAGGCATACGCGGTGCAATCGATATCGACGTCACCTTCAATCGCACAAGGAGCCGATTATGCACGACATCGATCGCACGTTCATGGAGAACGATTCCGAATATTCGAACCACGACTCGGAGTACTCGAATGAAACCGATTCGGAATCCGACAACGAGGAATACGAATTCCAGAGTGAGGATCACGAAAACGAGGGCGAGGGCGTCTTCAGCGAGGACGAAGTGGAGCATCTCGCCGCCGAGCTGCTCTCGGTCTCCAACGAGCAGGAGCTCGATCACTTCATTGGCAGCCTAGCCAAGCGCGCGTTCCGCAAGGTGCGCGACCTCGGCAAGAAGGTGGTCAGCTCCTCCACGTTCAAGAACCTGGTGAGCCAATTGAGGCCGATTGCGCGAAACCTGCTTCCCAAGGCGGGAATGGCACTCGGCAACATGATCGCGCCGGGAATCGGCGGGGCACTTGGCGGCGTCGCGGCCAAGGGGCTCGGCCAGTATCTCGGACTCGAGCTCGAGGGGCTGAGCGAGGAAGATCAGCACTACGAAATTGCCAAGCAGTTCGTACGCCTCACCGCCGATGCGAGCAAGCGCGCGGCTGCCCTTCCGCCTGGAAATCCCAATGCGCTTGCGCGCAAGGCCATTGCAGCGGCCGCGCACAAGTACGCTCCGGGGCTGGTAGGTCGCCGCTTCAATGGCTGGGTCGAAGGGCGAATCACGGGAGCCGGAGACGGCCGCCAGGGGTCGGGGCGCTGGATCCGGCGCGGCCGCCACATCGTGCTTCTCAACGTGTGAGTCGGACCATGGCCACCGGCAATGCGCGATGGATGCTGTCGCAGGAGGCCCGAGCCATGCTCAATCGCCTCGACCGGGTGCAATCGTTGATGCTCGCCGAGACGATGGTCCCTGCGGCCGCCCCCTCGGCAGCGGCCTTGTTGGCCATCGATGGCTTTCTCGCCTCCGGGAGGCGCGCTCTTCGAAGCCGCATTCGGCGTTATCTCGCGTGGCTCGCATCCGATGCGGGCCGCGCCACGCGGATCGAGGACGCGCACCGCAATTTCACGTTTCTGCGATTGCGCTTCAACGCGGTGTTGACCCAATTCGACATTTTCAGCGAAGCGATGAGCCAGCGCAGTGAATCCCGCACCGGGGTGTGGCTCGCCGCGCTGGACTTCGCCGCGAAGGACGCGTTGACCCTCCCGGGCTGCCCCGAGCCACCGCCCGTACTCTGTTATCTCGCGCGCGACATGGGCGGCGCCATCCGCCGCGCGCGAACGCGGCTGCCCGGCGGAGGGCAGAATCCCGTAGCCATCGTGCGCATTCCGCGCGAGCGCATGCTGGGCAGCGGCATCGCATCGTCCTTGGTGCACGAAATCGGGCACCAAGCGGCGGGGCTGTTCGATCTTTTGCCACCGCTTCGCGCCACCCTGGCGCCGCATGCGCACGACAGCGCCGTCGAGAGCCGTATTTGGCAATCGTGGCGGCGCTGGATTTCCGAGATCCTCGCGGATCTCTGGGCGGTCGCACGGGTGGGCGCGACGTCGACCTTGGGGCTCATGACGTTGGTGAGCCTGCCGCGCGCGTTCGTGTTCCGCGCGAACGTGGACGATCCGCATCCAACGCCATGGATCCGGGTCAAGGTGAGCTGCGCCATGGGGAATGCCCTTTATCCGCATCCCCAATGGCAGGCCTTGGCGCAGCTATGGGAGTCGTATTATCCGATAAACGATTTGCCCTTCGAGCAGCGCGGTTGGCTGCGCGTCCTGGAGGCGAGCATTCCACGATTCCTCGGGCGGCTGCTCGCGCACCGCCCCGAGTCGCTGGGTCGTGTCCGGCTCGGAGATGCGCTTCGTCAGGCCGATCGGCGTCCGTCGCACCTCTCCGAGCTTTGCCGGACGTGGCGCCGCGCACCCGAGCTCGTGAAACACGCCTCGCCGTGCCTCGTTTTCGCCGTGCTGGGCCAGGGCCGGCTCGATGGAACGGTCACGCCGGAAGAAGAAGGAAACGTCCTGGCCGGCCTACTCGATCACTGGGCCATCACCGCAACGACCACCCGCGCCGTTTCTGAAATGAGGAGAGCAATATGAGTGCCGATTTCAAAAATTTTCCAACATCCGTCTTCGACGGGCAGCAGATCAACTTCGATGTCGAATTCGATCCAACGCCGGCCAAGCCGGGTGCAAAATACACGTTCCTTTGGGCTCTCGTACCGAAGCCCGACAACACGGAAGTGCCTACGACGCCATCTCCCATCATTCTCCCACAAGAGCTCCGTCTCGAGTCGTCCGGCAGCAAGCTCATCGCGTCGTTCTCGTGGCGCGTCGAGAGTCGCAATTCGGACAATCGACTCGGAGTTTCCATATTCGAGGATGGGAAGCCTCTCATCGGCACAATCCAGGATTTCAAGACACTCACGGCCAGCATCCCGCAGGTCGCGGGCGAGGCATTCAACGAGGTGACGGCGCAAGCCAACAAGAATGGCGCGTTCCCGGTGGCGCTGCAGTCGGGGCCGGGGCCGGTCACCGCACTCTCCGACGAGGGACTCTGGGTGCAGATCCTTGCCGCGACCCGGGCCATCTCGTTCGATGCTTATGCCAAGTTCCTTCAAAAGAACTTCGGCAAGGACGACGGCGGTCACGGAGTG
It includes:
- a CDS encoding TerB family tellurite resistance protein; the encoded protein is MIPWLSSSTISRLRDQLRLRGQRPSVVLPENVTPDLAETLRLLDEYGPLCDAMYMMMSADGQVTNNEREVLTGALRNLSGDTLRTVHIEAMLEAAAKKTAEDGREKRMHDIIETLQEDTTRGEVAFVLAAAIAFADNAIADQENEVLNQFAEGLGIDEERANELLDSVEEDLRAMGG
- a CDS encoding protein kinase encodes the protein MIRRLASGGTSDVLLARPIKPAGDHRPVVLKMLLPSYRDDPQFERLLARDAEAYGRLHHPFIVQLFEVFAVRDKLVIVLEYVDGLALNRLRSQLQGAGGWLDDRASAYLAWCVFSALSAAHTSRDPETGILAPVIHRDINPSNVLIPWDGRVKLGDFSIGKVTNVSGDAGKTSAGITKGTFGYMAPEQVRGEKVTEKTDIYTATLLLWEQFARRKAIQYAALPEIEVMRAMAYPHLVSLDVLRPDLPEAIRRAVAVGLEADPAKRELSAESMMEILRDFVAPDEGRRLLQDTLYRLREREDEPAGRDSSWAKMTPITMDAVPDASYNGGASARGEESLPAFSIETSDPGAPALAAPVVTAVDRISTDDEDRETLPTSSVAVGAGIPRSAIDEFVEDSGYHAAPADMEVTDATAATYGDGPDAEPPTLAREYESRPPSAVSFSELLLPRSAEPMPGRVDAELTNTPSSIPPGHQETLMGGLHGVAPHEPFTTEVDEREVAPPPAPPSAPAPVEETLVSPAPTGFAPPKSVNVSVSDAPPPVRPEGGTSSPDLSRTIPTDSPPVVTTGGPSHALAATVPAIPSTILAQQNPPVIAPAESGRMFEGGKGAKSRVLWWLVGGVALFGVGLGAASLFVKHGEPPGAQTSVSEPAKVQEPPVAATPPPTPAPEPKAAEPKVEPKPAEPKPEPKAEAKPEPKPEAKPVEAPAAGGNTGTLVVERGGGHRIYFDGKVVAQGAGSHVVPCGRHTVKVGSDGKAQELTVPCGGSVTAQ